The following DNA comes from Brassica oleracea var. oleracea cultivar TO1000 chromosome C5, BOL, whole genome shotgun sequence.
TTTTACAGGAATAGGATAGAGTTAAATAAACAAGTCACAGTTGTCATAAGAAGAATCTACTGGTATGAGCTTGAAAAGGAACTCCGAAAGATTACCTTCTTATATAAGAAAAACTCAGGGGTACAGACAGCTCCAAATTCCTTTGCAACCTCTTGTGACTTGAGGAGGTAAGAGAGAAAAAGATCAAAACATGAGTATAACCAACCAACAATGCTGAAAAAGAACAAAGAAGCAATGAACATACAAAGATTTACCTCATCATACAAGTAAGGAAACGGGTACTTGAACATTTTGGCATCTTCTGCCATGAACTCCGGCCCATCCTGCCAAAGTAACACAAAAACAACCTTGTAGAAACCTCATCCACAACAACAAGCATTGACCTTTGCACACTAGAGAAGGAGTCACACAAACCTGAGGATGGGTTACTACAGAATTCGAAGATATTGCAACAACAGCCAGACCTTTCTGCAGACAATACAAAAAATTATTCTCTAGTAAAAAAGAACACAGCTATAAAGCAAATAAAGCAAATCTTTGGCACCTTCATATAGAAATTGGAGAGCTTTACAATGTCTTTCTTCAAGTGAATCACAAAGGGGCAATGATTACAGATGAACATAACCTAACAAAAAGGTTCAAACTTTATATACATAACCTAAAAGATGAAAGATAACACACTCACCAGTAGACATGGATACAGCTCGAAATCATCTAATCTCCATACATTCCCGGTGAGCGGCTCCGGAAGCTCGAAATCCGGAGCCCTAGCTCCTAATTCGACTCCACCTGACTCAATCCTGGCGGCGCGTACCACAACGCGCCTCGGCGTTTGTGCATTGGCTCTCCGCTGTAGATAACTGAGGTTCAATCTTCTCAGTGACGAGAGTCTATGGGAAGAGATAGCGAATGCGCTTCGTGGAGGGATTAGATAAGAGGCGGTTATGGCGGTAGGAGAAGCAGCCATTGTAGTCAGTCACTCGATGTTTCTTCCCCGGAGCCACAAACCACGCGTCGGTATCTTTTTGGAGAACAATAGATAGTGGGCTGAAATACATGAGGCCCAATTCTAATAAATCAGCCCAACATGTAAAAATCTACGACAAAGTGTATCAAAATGCTGAAGTGAAAACAAATATGTTAGTGTGAAATTCCTTTTTTTTTTACATTATGTGCTCTACGCTTTGAAACATCTAATTTTCCTTAGGTATTATAGAACTTGACGCTTGTTTTGTAACAAATTCATGTCCTTTAATACTTTGTTCTTTCTGAATATATATTTTTTTTTTACAACAAAAGGCTACGAAACTAAGAAGATTCTTGGTCCGAGAGCCACCTCGGGGGAACTGAGTCAACATAAACCATAGCAGATGGTGAAGTCCTAGCACTTTGTGCCAGCTTTTCCGCCAGAGTATTTTGCGCCATTGGTATATGCTGGATAGTAAAGTTAAGAAAGAATTCCTTACATCGCAGAAACTCCTCCATGTGTGTAGTGAACGCCGGCCATTCTGTCGGTGTAGACACCATCTTCACCAATTGAGAACAGTCTGTTGCAAACACCACTTCTGAGATTTGTAGGGTCTTCATGCATTCCATCGCCCATATCAAAGCTTCACACTCAGCATGTAAAGGTGATAGACTCCTGCGAATAGACATTGCACTCATCATAGTATCAGTTGATCCATCTTTTCTGTAGACCCATCCATGCCCCGTATAAAGATCATGTTCCTTCCATGCTCCATCTATATAACACTTGTTAACTCCATGTGGAAAATGGTTCTCTGCAATATGTAGAGATTCACGATTTATAGACTCCTCTGCCTGGGCTTCAGCCCACAAAACACCTTCTATCTCCGCAATCCGAAGAATATCAAAAGGGGTTCTTATCTGATTCTTAAAAACTTTAGCGTTTCTATTCTTCCAAATATACCACAATATCCATGGGAAATAATTCAAATCCGGTTCCTTGGGTAATCGCCAGAAAAGATGGTCCATATTTGTGAAAAGTGGCGGGGTGGGGAAAACTCCTGGGCATGAGGGAATATTAGATAAAGCCCACGTTTGTAGTGCTAATGGACACTCAAACAGAACATGATTAATAGATTCTTCTTCTGCACCGCATATTTAACATTGCACATCATATTTTATCCCACGTGAATAAAGATTCTTGGTTACCGGTAGACTACCCGAATGTATCCGCCAAACAAAATGTTTCAGCTTTGGTGAACATTGAAGCTTCCAAGAATGAGCCAAAAGTGGTTTAATATCTGGTCCTAAAACTCTATCCGGAGATCCCATATCCGGAAATAATTTATCCGTTCGATAACCTGATTTAACTGTATATCGATTGTGATCCGTAAAATGCCATCTATATGAATCTGATTTTGGGTTACGGCTAATGGCTAAACTCCGTATAATATCCAGATCGTCCTGGTGAATAGATAAATATCTACGAATTGCAGTAGTTAAAGGTTTTTTTTTTTTGCTAAATAGTATTTCAAGTTCATGATAGCAAATATTTTATTTAATCATTCCGTGATACTATATTATATAATTTCTAATGATGTCAGAAGTGATGTCGGAGGTCTTTTGATCTCAAGTCAACTAGCAATAAATATGTTAAATAAGTCACCACCATGACAAAAAAAATTATATTATTTAACAGTATTATTACTATTTTTTAACATCAAGAGAAGAGTACTAGTAAATTGTAAACCTGCGAAACTCTTTAAAATAAAATCTCTCTCGTATTTGGATTTTATTGTAAGTTTTTTTTAACGTTATATGGCTATATTATTATAAATTATGATAAATGTTACTAACGATTTTACAACCGACAATTCTATTTATCTTATGAAATTTTGCATCTGATTGCACCATCATGAACCGTCCTACGAGATCCGCATATTATTTACTACGTGTTAAAGTTTTCTTTTAATCATTTTTTCTAATAATTTACATAATTTTAGTTTTGCTAAAATTTGAAACCCAAATTATGTGGTATATAAATCCTTAGTCAAAACCACCAGTGAGAAAATGTAGATTTTAGGTTTTAACTAAAGTAAATGAATGTATGATAAAAAGATTTGTTTGCTTGTTTATATATATAACATTTTATATCAATATATATTATTATTGGTGCAAACACAGGAGCGTGAAGTCACGCGCCCCCAATTATTTTCTCTCGAAACCTAGTGCTCGTCGTCTTCAAATTTCGTCTCCGTCTCGCCTCTCCGGTGCTGTTAGGCACTGCGAGAGGGCCCACGATCGATTCTCCCACATAGTCCATCTCTCTCCGTTGACGTTTCTGTTGGTGATGGGTCTCTGTTCTGCTGGTGGTCGTCTGCGAATTTTTAGCTCCGGCTTCAGTTCCATACCGAGATGGTTGTGTAGTGTATTGGCTTATCTAGCGACTAGGCCGGCACTCTGCTGCTTCTCTCCACCGGTGAACATCTCTCCTCTCCCAACATCTAGGTTACTTCGACGGGGTGGTCCCCAAACGTCGCTTCTTGCCATCTCGATCCAAGGTTTAATCGAGTGAGGCTGTGGAGATTCTTTGATTTCATGGAGCTTGGGGTCGCACCTTGCGGCTGGAGGAGGGAGTAAGACCCGGGAGGTGGTGATGTTGCACCCTTACCCTTAACCGGCTGAGTGGACAAGTGCGGTTGGGTGAGTTGCTCGCTATTAAGCACATGTTGTCCCGTCTTTTCTGGAATTAGGTTCAGATCTTACCCAGCCCGGACTTTGAGGGCGGTCCTTGAGCGGGTTCGACTCTGTTTCTCTGAGAAAGGTAATTGTTCAGGCTGTAGATTGAAACAACTTCTTGCTAGCGTCGTGTTCCTTGGGCTCTAGTCTTCGGGTCTCTCCATTCTTGTCCATTCGATTCGACCTTTCATCCGACTTTTCAAGATTGTATATGTTGTCCTGTTCGTCTCCAAGCAGAACGGTTTCAGCTTCGATTGTCATTTGATTACATGTTTTTAAACTTTTTTGCCGTGTAATCAAGCATAGAGGTTTTACAGCTTGTTTAACAACATCTTGTAACCTCAACTTTCATTTTCTAAATGATATTTACAATTTAGCAAAAAACAAATCAATATATATTATTTTTTATAACGTATCAATATATATTGTTATATGATAATATTGTTAGAATAAGACTATTATACAAAGGTTCTATATATACAAATCAATCAGTATCTTAGGGGGATGTATTCAATTTAACATTTGATGTGATTTGATTTTTAATGGGGTTTTAGATGATTTCAATAAGTTGTAGAGATTTAAGTGATTTTTGTTAAACTACTCTAGAATATCACCTAAAATTATGGGATTTGAGTTTAATTTTTTTAACTACGAAATCCTACCCAAACACCCTAAAATCACCTGAAAACTTTAAAACTCCACAACTTAAAATATTTTCAATAACAGTAGATTTCAGAGTACTTTAAGAAATGTCAAATTCAATAACAGTGGATTTTAAATGAGTTTTTAAAATTCATGTTTCAATAACAGTGGATTTATCATTTTAATACAAATCACCTGAAATTCTCGGTTGAATACATCCCCTTAGAAATGCTAGAGCCAAGACATTCTAAATAAAGATAGCAATCATTAATAAAGATGGCTACCTTTTTATGTTATAAATTAGTGAATATTCTCTCTTTTTCTATTAATAGAAGCATATTAAGACCTAATACATGTAATTAGTGCCATATGGTCGGCACTCGGGAGGACCGTAGATGCTACTGTATATTCATGTTATAACCATATACAATTCCTACCATTATATAACTTAAGTATTATTACAAAAGTGCTAGTGGCGATAAAGAAATAAGAATCATAGAGGATCAAATAATTCTTTCACTTTTTACCAAAAAAAATAATAATAATTCTTTCACATGTAAGTGCTCAAATAGGCCAATCGACGGTTTCACATGTGGCCTTATATGCATGGGACGGTCGTATGCATAGACGTTACCCCGAAAATGGTACGGACCAGGCGTTACTTTAGTATGCAAGAAGAAAACTTTTAAGAGTGGGGACTCTCTCTCCTCCCGAGTTTTCTCCTCCTTCTGCTCCGGTGGTCGCCGCCGCGTCCTCTTTGCGACCGCCGGAAGTCTCTCCTTCTCTGCTCTTCTCTCTGTTGTCTTCTGGTGTTCTCTCCCTCTGTCGTCTCTTTCTGTTTTCTGCGGCGAATTTAGGTTGCTTTGTCTTAGATCCGGTTCAGATCCGGGTTCTCTGGTGCTTCTCTAGTCGGGTTCTTGGTGGTGGCGCTGTTTGAGGACGGCGGTTGCGCTTCCTAGTCTACGGCGGCGGGGTACTCTAGGGTTTCCGTCCGGCCCATTTTTCCTGAGTTCGGCCGATCTTCTGCGAGAGTGGAGTTGCTTGTAGCGTCGAAGAGCTTTGCTGTCCATGTGCCTCGTTCCGGCGTCCTGTTGAATCGGTGGTGTGGCGGCAGCAGTTTCGCTTAGGTCTTTGTTTTCGCGAGTCAAAGACCTTTCTTCTCTAGCTCCTCCGGTGGTCTCTGGAGGAGGCGCGTGGGTTCGTCGATGGTCGGGTTGCGTCCCAATCTGTTGGCTTTCCCAGTGGTGGCGCGTGGTGGCGGTGGCGGCGCGTGGTGGCAGCGCGTGGTTTGAAAGGTGGTGCATGGTGGTAGCACGTGTCATCGGAGGTGTTTATATTGGCTCCGTTAGCGAGCTATTCCGGTGTTCCGGTGGTTTACCTTGCCCCCACCCTTGGAGTTTTCGGCGGTGTGGCCTTGCGCCTCGCTCTCTCATCCCATTTTATGTGCGGCTTTGACTCGTTCTCCTTGGTGTTGGTTGCTCCGAGTCTCCGTGCAGCAGTGGGTCACTCGGCCTGCCTCTTCTCTTGTAGGCGTATTCCCGGAGGGTGAGTTATATGCGGTCCGCTCCCTCTATATGTGGATTCGGTTCAATGGGTGTAAACGGTCACGAGGGGTCGGGTTTGAAGACGGCATTCTTCGGGTCTGCTTCTCGAACGACGGCATCGTCGCGTAGACACTCACTCTCGTGCCGTCGGGGTGCTTATGTCTAATGTTTTTGGTTGGTTCGTGCTATGATTCTTCGGGCGGTTTGTGTTGGGTTAGGTTTCGGAAGTTGCAGGATCCATAGCTTCTAGGTTTGAGGGCGCCTATCTCTCGGCTCGTGGCAACTATCTCCTCCTCTCCGACCTTCCAGCTCGCTTTGGTCTTTGCCTGATCCGCTGCTTAGCTGGTTGCTAGTCTAGTTTACCCGCTTCGGTTTCTTGTCTTTGTCGTTTCGTTGTGTTGTGTAGTTTAATTTTTACGCATTCCGCTACTCGTCATCTTTGTAATCGCTGTCAAAAATTCAAAACTTGGTATAAAATTTAACATTTTACCAAAAAAAAAATAAAAAATGGTACAGACCGTACGATGGTATGTGGAGATTAGGCCTGGGACTTATTATCCGAGATCTGGATTCGATCCGAGATCCGCTCCGGATCCGCTCCGAAAATAGGATATCCGGGGTGCCCGGATCCGAATCCGGATAGTAAAATCTTGGATCCGTGCATACCGAATCCGGATCCGGATATCTTAATTTTTAGGTCCGGATATCCGGATCCGGATCCGTATTTTTAAAATACATTAAATTTTTAAATTTTATTAATATTTATATTTGATATATTAATATTTATACATGAATTAATCTTATAATATTATATTTCAGTTTTTACAATATTATAAACATATATAAATATATTTATAAATATTTAATTTATGTATTATATTAAAAAATTAGTATTTTTTTGTTAAAAAAATTATTTTTAATTATTTTGACGGATCCGGATCCGGATCCGGATATCCGCGGATAATAGAATATCAAGACGGATATCCGAAACCCGGATATCTGGAAACCACGAATCCGGATCCAGATATTAAATCCACGGATCCGGATCCGGATCCGGATCCGGATACCCTAAATTTTCTGGATATCCGGATCCGTCCCAGGGCTATCTTACCATAGATGAAAGTTATATGTCCGAAAAAAGCAGAAATATAATATATGTGCCCCTTCCCTCATTGGTGAAACTACTCTTGATTGCTAAAAATCCCACACCTTAGAACTTAAATCAAAGAATTCATTTTATTAGACACTTAAATTTAATCTCTTATATTAATTAAGAAGCATTGCAATACTTTTTTTGTACTCACATGTCATCACTATGATGATTCTTAGAATATTTAGAGAAATATGTTGGTCCATCTAAACATATAATAAGTTTTTTTATTAAACTAACAATAAATTCATTATTAATGTTCTTCATTATTTTCTTAATAAAAATTACGAAATTGCCTAATGTGGCTAAAGTATATATTATAATTAATGATTTTGAATAATAAAATTTTGATTAAAAAAATAGTGTATCTTCTATCATATTTGTATAATTTTAAACTATTAAAATAAATTAAACAAACAAACTAATAATATAATAAAAATTAAATTTTTCTGTATATGGTATATTTTGAATTTAAAAAAAAACTATAAATTACTAAAACTATTAAAATTCTGACACTCAAATTTTATGATCCATGGTTTAAATTTTTTGTTAAGACAAGATACAAATGATTACAAAATTATAGAGGTAGAAAGTCTCATTTAAACTATATACCATATAAAATACAAAAATATTTTAATTTTAAAATTTACTTTAAACCATATTTTTGATAAATGCTTTGAAAAATATTGATAACTTAAATTATTTTTAAATATAAATTACCAAAATTATTAATCCCATATTTTGTTATCAATAATTTAAAGTTTTTGCTATAAAAGATACAAATGATAAAAAAAAACATATGAATAGAAAGCATCATTTAATAGATTAANNNNNNNNNNNNNNNNNNNNNNNNNNNNNNNNNNNNNNNNNNNNNNNNNNNNNNNNNNNNNNNNNNNNNNNNNNNNNNNNNNNNNNNNNNNNNNNNNNNNNNNNNNNNNNNNNNNNNNNNNNNNNNNNNNNNNNNNNNNNNNNNNNNNNNNNNNNNNNNNNNNNNNNNNNNNNNNNNNNNNNNNNNNNNNNNNNNNNNNNNNNNNNNNNNNNNNNNNNNNNNNNNNNNNNNNNNNNNNNNNNNNNNNNNNNNNNNNNNNNNNNNNNNNNNNNNNNNNNNNNNNNNNNNNNNNNNNNNNNNNNNNNNNNNNNNNNNNNNNNNNNNNNNNNNNNNNNNNNNNNNNNNNNNNNNNNNNNNNNNNNNNNNNNNNNNNNNNNNNNNNNNNNNNNNNNNNNNNNNNNNNNNNNNNNNNNNNNNNNNNNNNNNNNNNNNNNNNNNNNNNNNNNNNNNNNNNNNNNNNNNNNNNNNNNNNNNNNNNNNNNNNNNNNNNNNNNNNNNNNNNNNNNNNNNNNNNNNNNNNNNNNNNNNNNNNNNNNNNNNNNNNNNNNNNNNNNNNNNNNNNNNNNNNNNNNNNNNNNNNNNNNNNNNNNNNNNNNNNNNNNNNNNNNNNNNNNNNNNNNNNNNNNNNNNNNNNNNNNNNNNNNNNNNNNNNNNNNNNNNNNNNNNNNNNNNNNNNNNNNNNNNNNNNNNNNNNNNNNNNNNNNNNNNNNNNNNNNNNNNNNNNNNNNNNNNNNNNNNNNNNNNNNNNNNNNNNNNNNNNNNNNNNNNNNNNNNNNNNNNNNNNNNNNNNNNNNNNNNNNNNNNNNNNNNNNNNNNNNNNNNNNNNNNNNNNNNNNTGGGACTTATTATCCGAGATCCGGATTCGATCCGAGATCCGCTCCGGATCCGCTCCGAAAATAGGATATCCGGGGTGCCCGGATCCGAATCCGGATAGTAAAATCTTGGATCCGTGCATACCGAATCCGGATCCGGATATCTTAATTTTTAGGTCCGGATATCCGGATCCGGATCCGTATTTTTAAAATACATTAAATTTTTAAATTTTATTAATATTTATATTTGATATATTAATATTTATACATGAATTAATCTTATAATATTATATTTCAGTTTTTACAATATTATAAACATATATAAATATATTTATAAATATTTAATTTATGTATTATATTAAAAAATTAGTATTTTTTTGTTAAAAAAATTATTTTTAATTATTTTGACGGATCCGGATCCGGATATCCGCGGATAATAGAATATCGAGACGGATATCCGAAACCCGGATATCCGAAAACCACGAATCCGGATCCGGATATTAAATCCACGGATCCGACGGATCCGGATCCGGATACCCTAAATTTCCCGGATATCCGGATCCGTCCCACCCCTAGTGGAGATATTAATGTATATGGTAGGAAACCAATTTATATACTCTTAACAAGTTATTATCGCAATTCGCAAATATCTTGTCAAAAGGTTACTTTACCAACATCAAAATATTACTTTAGTTATATAAGATTTGAGGGTTAGTTCTTAAAAATTAAAATCGTAAGAACAAAAAAAAAGTTGTGGTAGTTGGTACGATATTATGAAAAACTTGTTAGGTTAAATTAAATTTTCGTTGTGACAGTTGCAATGTACTTATATCTGTAAAGTTTTTGTAACGATGGATAATTTTGACATACCAAACTATAAAATTGATTATAGGTGATTACACAGATGACAATTTTACCATTAATTTACATAATTTAACTTCTGTGAGATTTGAAATTTAACTTTTTGTTATAGAATCATTAATGAACTATTAGTTAAACTATTAGATTAAAGAGACTCCCCAATTGGTAAAAGTTTTCATGTTCTACTATTAATGGTATTACATAATCTCTAAAGTATTAATATAAGAAATGTTTGATATCGAGGGACACTTATTGGATAAGATGGTTTGTAGCAAATTAAAGCTTTATCTGATTATTTAATATATCGAAAATCATAATTTATTAAAAATATTACAAAATTATAGGAAATACATGTATAATTACATGCAATTAATTCCGTATTTAAATGATTGATGTTTTAAGTTTTTCTGTATTTGAAAGATTGACATTTTAAAGTATAACTAGACCCTGCGCGAATATGAATTTTCAGTTTTTAATTATTTATTTTATTAAATGATGTATTTGTAATATTCACTCATATTATATTCATTAAGTAAATATTTTTTTGCATCTTAAACTATCTATTTTTTTACGAATGTTTGATATCATATAAAAAATATAAAAAAAATGAGTATATAGAGTTAATTAGATAATTGTAAAAACAGAAAAAAATAATTTCGTGTGCGATGTCATATAAATAATGATCCGTCCAGTTAACAAAAATCATGATTTTTATATGTGTAATTTTTATTATTTTGACCATTTCCTTAAAACTATATTAAATTTTACATATTTTAATTAGAATATTTTTTAATATCTTTACATTTTTATTTGAAATGCAACTCAATATTTTTTAANNNNNNNNNNNNNNNNNNNNNNNNNNNNNNNNNNNNNNNNNNNNNNNNNNNNNNNNNNNNNNNNNNNNNNNNNNNNNNNNNNNNNNNNNNNNNNNNNNNNNNNNNNNNNNNNNNNNNNNNNNNNNNNNNNNNNNNNNNNNNNNNNNNNNNNNNNNNNNNNNNNNNNNNNNNNNNNNNNNNNNNNNNNNNNNNNNNNNNNNNNNNNNNNNNNNNNNNNNNNNNNNNNNNNNNNNNNNNNNNNNNNNNNNNNNNNNNNNNNNNNNNNNNNNNNNNNNNNNNNNNNNNATTAGTGCTGCATGTTTTAGGTAACATTTTAATGATACACGTTTTTTAAAATCTCTATTATTAAAATTATGCACGTAAGGATAACTCATGAGTTTTCTTGGTTGATTAAATGACATTATGTCCAAATTTATTTAAGGAAATTTCATTAAGGTAACTGAAAGAGACAAACAATAAAATAGGAAGTTTAAATTCATTTAAGCATATTTCATTAATTTAACTGAAAAGATAACTAATAAATTAGGTAGTTTTATTCGTTTTAGGATATTTTATAAATGCAGCTGAAAAAGACTAGCAAAAAAATAGAAAGTTTAATTAATAAAGTAACAACATTTTCAAATGGGTACTTCTCTTTTAATAATATAGATAAATGCATTTGTTTTCAAACTAAAGCACAAATAAAATATAAGTAGTGAAATTTTATTGGTAAAACCAAAATATAATAAACAAAAAATGTGTATAATTTTTTTTAATATGTGTGAACAGTTTTAATATATTTGTATAGTGATTCAAATGATTGGATTCATGAACGAAAAGCTGACAATCCAATGATTAAGAAATTGGGAGAAGATTCCTTTTATTTCATCCTTGCATGCCTTTATGGACCAACCAGCACATCTAAACGGAACCCTAAACCCATTTAGTTAGTACTAATAGTCTTTTTCAACGGTTAGTTTAATCGTTAGTATCCATCTTTTTATTTTATTTTTTGAAACCATGGCGATCGAGTAGTTATCTATTAATTTTTTTTTAACATCAAAATAACATTGCAAGCGGTGGAATCTTTAAATAGATGTGGTGTATGATGAACGCAGTCTTATTCTTTTTTTCTTTTTTTGGATAGATAAATTTGTAGTTCTGCATAACTATACAATGTGTTTGTTGAAAATCCACAAATCATGTAATAATTTGGTCGTTCATGGGAACCCATCTAGCTGAACTTAAACTTATTGTATAGGTTTGACTTAATTAAGAGAGCCAAATACATTCACATATGTGTGTGGTATATGACTAATGCTTGAATCCAATTAACATCAAAGGTTCAGATAACCGGATCCGTTAGAGCCGTAAACCAAAATTTAGAGGTCAAAAGTGGGTAACCATCATCATTGTCTAAAGGAATCTAAGCGAATATAGTTGATTACTGTTTTCATGCCATACCCATAAATTATATAAATATATGCATTCAAATGAGTTTTATATGGGCCGTGGTTATCTTTGCTGGTGAAGTTTACTTGTCTCTGCTTCTTACCAAAAACAATAATACTATAATGAGGACTTTTATATCCCCTATATATTATTTGAGAAGCATTACCACTTTTTTTTTAGCCACATGTCATCACTAGAATGATTCTTAGAATCATTAGAGAAATATGTTGGTCCATCTAATTATATAATAAAATTTTTATTAAACTAACAATAAATTCATCATTAATGTACTTTATTATTTCCTTAAATAAAATTTATGGAATTGCCTAATGTGGCTAAAGTATATATATGACAATTACTGATTTTGAATAATAAAGATTTGATAAAAAATAGTGTATCTTCTATCATATTTGTTTAATTTTAAACTATTAAATAAATTAAACAACCACAATAACCATATAATAAAAATTTAGATTTTTATGTATATGTTATATGTTATATTTTGAATTTTTACAAATGACTATAAATTACTAAAACTGTTAAAAGTCTTACATTCAAATTTTATGATCCATGGTTTAAAANNNNNNNNNNNNNNNNNNNNNNNNNNNNNNNNNNNNNNNNNNNNNNNNNNNNNNNNNNNNNNNNNNNNNNNNNNNNNNNNNNNNNNNNNNNNNNNNNNNNNNNNNNNNNNNNNNNNNNNNNNNNNNNNNNNNNNNNNNNNNNNNNNNNNNNNNNNNNNNNNNNNNNNNNNNNNNNNNNNNNNNNNNNNNNNNNNNNNNNNNNNNNNNNNNNNNNNNNNNNNNNNNNNNNNNNNNNNNNNNNNNNNNNNNNNNNNNNNNNNNNNNNNNNNNNNNNNNNNNNNNNNNNNNNNNNNNNNNNNNNNNNNNNNNNNNNNNNNNNNNNNNNNNNNNNNNNNNNNNNNNNNNNNNNNNNNNNNNNNNNNNNNNNNNNNNNNNNNNNNNNNNNNNNNNNNNNNNNNNNNNNNNNNNNNNNNNNNNNNNNNNNNNNNNNNNNNNNNNNNNNNNNNNNNNNNNNNNNNNNNNNNNNNNNNNNNNNNNNNTCAGTAATTTAATTTTTTTTCTATAAAAGATACAAATGATCAAAAAATTATATGAGTAAAATCATCATTTAATAGACATTAATATTAAAAATATATTAAAATATATTATCTATGTTAGTACCATTTAAATTTAATAACATATCCTATCAAATATAAAAAAATATTTTTTGGATTAATAAAATTGATTTATATGTTCGCATCAATTTAATTATATATTTAATAATTACTGATTTTTAATTATTTAATATATATTTATTATTTCATAATATGTAAAAATATTTAATACATAAAATAATTTATATATATAATGTTGATCCCGCGCAAGGCGCGGATCTTAACCTAGTAAACAACTAAAGTTGAATGCCTTATAATTCTTCCTTTTATAATACAAAAGATATAACCAACTTGATAATTTAAACTTTAAAGTCAACGCGATGTTTGTACTTTGCATTTTTGTACTACTAACCCTATCCATTTATCTAGTTCTATCTCTCTCTCTATATATATATATATGTATGCTCCAGATGTCTTGATTAAATAGAGAGGAAGTAAGAAGAACGACGAAAGAGAGAGAGATATGCAATGAAGAGAAAGATATATGAGATGGAGAAGAAGAAGACAGAGCTTCAAACCGCCATAGAAGAGCTCTCTCATGTCATCATAACTAAACCTGTAGATATCACTGAAACAACACATATACCCTTGAGGCCTCTTGTCTCCTTCTGCAACTTAATCATTCAAGTTCTTGGTATCCTTTTTATCTTAGAATATTCTTCATTAATTGTTAAATATTTAGAGTTACAAA
Coding sequences within:
- the LOC106343988 gene encoding uncharacterized protein LOC106343988 isoform X2; the encoded protein is MAASPTAITASYLIPPRSAFAISSHRLSSLRRLNLSYLQRRANAQTPRRVVVRAARIESGGVELGARAPDFELPEPLTGNVWRLDDFELYPCLLVMFICNHCPFVIHLKKDIVKLSNFYMKKGLAVVAISSNSVVTHPQDGPEFMAEDAKMFKYPFPYLYDESQEVAKEFGAVCTPEFFLYKKDGRRPFELVYHGQFDDSRPSNNTPVTGRDLSLAIDLVLSCQPIPTNQKPSIKWHPGTES
- the LOC106343988 gene encoding uncharacterized protein LOC106343988 isoform X1 — protein: MAASPTAITASYLIPPRSAFAISSHRLSSLRRLNLSYLQRRANAQTPRRVVVRAARIESGGVELGARAPDFELPEPLTGNVWRLDDFELYPCLLVMFICNHCPFVIHLKKDIVKLSNFYMKKGLAVVAISSNSVVTHPQDGPEFMAEDAKMFKYPFPYLYDESQEVAKEFGAVCTPEFFLYKKDGRRPFELVYHGQFDDSRPSNNTPVTGRDLSLAIDLVLSCQPIPTNQKPSVGCSIKWHPGTES